The genomic interval CTGACCTGAAGGTTTAGATAGTTTCTCGCAAACCAGACGTGGGGGAGGATTAGACGGTGGAATCTGCCTATCTCTAAGTGCTTCTCTAGCTTCTTGAGCCGTGCTAAAGCGCCTCTCTAAGGAAAGTTCGGTCATCTGTTCAATCCAACTGATCAACTGGGAATTAAGACTAAGGCGTGAAGTCAAGCTATCCCGAAGGAAATCGCGAAATTGAATTTGTCCTTCTTTTTGCGGTAAATTAGCAGGCGCTATACCCGTTAACAAGTGAATTAAAGTTGCGCCCAAAGCATATAAATCTGACGCCGCCACCGCCCGCCCCCAAAACTGTTCTAAGGGTGTATAACCACTCGTTCCCACCACCGTAAATGTAACCCCAGTAACAGCCGCTTGAGCTTGAACTGTCCCAAAATCCACCAGATGAACCCACTTTTTTTTTACCAAAACTAGATTACTGGGGTTAATATCTCGATGCAATACAGGCGGACTTAATTCATGTAAATAGACGAGAATATTTAGAACTTCACGGGCAATCCGGCGAACCTGTTTCTCGGTAAAATTTTTATTATTATCTAATAGGGTTTGCAAAGAAATTCCTGGAATGTAATCTTGAACTAATCCAAACCACGGCAAAGTTAACCCTGAGTCTTTATCCAATGAAAAATAATCCCGATAGTGAGGAATGCGAGGATGATTCAAGGCTTGCAAAACTTGGGCTTCGCGTTCAAACAGTTTAAGTTCTTCCCACTGCATTTCTGGGCTAAAAGCTAGCAATTTAACAACAACTTTCTTCTTGGACTGTAAATCTGTGGCTAACCAAGTCTGTCGCCCTGCTGCTGTGCATCCTAATCTTTGATGGAGCTGGTATCGTTCTTTTAAGCATTGATTTGGACTGAACATAATCATTTATTGTTGAATA from Coleofasciculus chthonoplastes PCC 7420 carries:
- a CDS encoding serine/threonine protein kinase, whose product is MFSPNQCLKERYQLHQRLGCTAAGRQTWLATDLQSKKKVVVKLLAFSPEMQWEELKLFEREAQVLQALNHPRIPHYRDYFSLDKDSGLTLPWFGLVQDYIPGISLQTLLDNNKNFTEKQVRRIAREVLNILVYLHELSPPVLHRDINPSNLVLVKKKWVHLVDFGTVQAQAAVTGVTFTVVGTSGYTPLEQFWGRAVAASDLYALGATLIHLLTGIAPANLPQKEGQIQFRDFLRDSLTSRLSLNSQLISWIEQMTELSLERRFSTAQEAREALRDRQIPPSNPPPRLVCEKLSKPSGQLIKVKTTRDRLEITLLSPTFVEIIQKIKFVYVWLILFNLFILLCFIGSLPTLIIMPSFQAILFTAFNVVLLGVSINLSLNWFRAQLQTTYVLFDRTCNKLEINRKKWLSNPIQQQTKITDIGNVYLIHGDFSYEIGIISTHCLCRISGNLDNIDSAWLLQTILDWLDLK